A part of Candidatus Electrothrix aestuarii genomic DNA contains:
- a CDS encoding PilZ domain-containing protein — protein sequence MNTLNTGEYTRTRQYTRVDFQRDVHIDFDGKKYTHNTVDNLSLGGMYVKGQFDQQKGDTCIVELSNPENDFGIELRARCTVVWVNEEGMALEFLSMGHESFLFLQTTLLYEAEDPMQLGAEFVKAVSFELEPDEDDEG from the coding sequence ATGAATACTTTAAATACCGGGGAGTATACTCGAACCCGGCAGTATACCCGAGTGGACTTCCAGCGAGATGTACATATTGATTTCGACGGAAAGAAATATACACATAACACCGTCGACAATCTCAGTCTGGGCGGAATGTATGTTAAGGGGCAGTTTGACCAACAGAAAGGAGATACCTGCATCGTCGAACTGAGCAATCCTGAGAATGACTTTGGTATTGAGCTCCGGGCCCGTTGCACTGTTGTTTGGGTGAATGAGGAGGGCATGGCCCTTGAATTTCTCTCAATGGGACATGAAAGCTTTTTGTTCCTTCAGACCACCTTACTCTACGAGGCTGAAGACCCCATGCAATTGGGAGCGGAGTTCGTCAAAGCGGTCTCCTTTGAGCTGGAGCCGGATGAGGATGATGAAGGCTGA
- a CDS encoding type II toxin-antitoxin system RelE/ParE family toxin, translating to MTYSVTILRSAQKQLAKLESQTRNRIASAIYALADNPRPSGCKKLTGRPAWRIRIGTYRVIYEIQDNELIILVVTIAHRREVYR from the coding sequence GTGACCTACTCGGTCACTATCCTTCGTTCAGCGCAGAAGCAGCTTGCCAAGCTGGAGAGTCAAACGCGCAACCGCATTGCTTCGGCAATATATGCCTTGGCCGACAATCCCAGACCGTCCGGCTGTAAGAAGCTGACAGGACGTCCGGCATGGCGCATCCGAATCGGAACGTACCGCGTCATTTATGAAATTCAGGATAATGAACTCATTATTCTGGTGGTCACCATAGCACATCGCCGGGAAGTATATAGATAA
- a CDS encoding Rpn family recombination-promoting nuclease/putative transposase translates to MAAGYFRHNLPEELLEHINLETLERIPDSFVDPELHPSASDLLYAVEYTPVQGGDTEKLLLYLLLEHKSYIDPMTVFQVLRYMVRIWEQYCAEHPKATKLPPVYPMIIYHGARPWQHPVNFHSLFTVQEPALLARLPEFSPVLQDFSRLDDQDVRGGISARTVLLTLKHVFRDDLSVRLPEILAQAREMLDNDNGREIIFTLLYYLTEGTGKLDEETLGAVLEDSVHGGDIMQSFLKKYYDQGLEQGVQRGLQQGVQQGVVQGELQLLSRQLRKRFGELPEWAEQMLKEASGGMLEIWSERILTAVSLEDVFAE, encoded by the coding sequence GTGGCAGCAGGATACTTTCGCCATAATCTCCCGGAAGAGCTGCTTGAGCACATTAACCTGGAAACACTGGAGCGTATCCCGGACAGCTTTGTTGACCCGGAGCTGCATCCCTCGGCATCGGACCTGCTTTATGCGGTGGAGTACACGCCCGTGCAGGGCGGTGACACGGAAAAGCTCCTGCTCTATCTGCTCCTTGAGCATAAGAGCTACATCGATCCCATGACCGTGTTTCAGGTTCTGCGTTATATGGTGCGCATCTGGGAGCAGTACTGCGCGGAGCACCCAAAGGCGACAAAACTGCCGCCGGTGTACCCCATGATTATCTATCACGGCGCACGGCCCTGGCAGCATCCAGTGAACTTCCATTCCCTGTTCACAGTACAGGAACCAGCCTTGCTTGCGCGGCTGCCCGAGTTTTCACCGGTACTTCAGGACTTCTCCCGCTTGGATGATCAGGATGTCCGGGGTGGGATATCTGCCCGGACAGTGCTGCTGACACTCAAGCACGTCTTCCGGGATGATTTGTCAGTGCGGCTGCCGGAAATACTGGCGCAGGCCCGTGAGATGCTGGACAATGACAACGGGCGCGAAATCATATTCACTCTGCTCTATTACCTCACCGAGGGCACAGGGAAACTGGACGAAGAAACACTTGGAGCAGTTCTGGAAGATTCTGTTCATGGAGGCGATATCATGCAATCTTTTCTGAAGAAATATTACGATCAGGGGCTTGAGCAGGGAGTGCAACGGGGTCTTCAGCAGGGCGTGCAGCAGGGCGTTGTGCAGGGAGAACTCCAGCTCCTTTCACGGCAGCTGAGAAAACGTTTCGGAGAGCTTCCCGAATGGGCAGAGCAGATGCTGAAAGAGGCATCCGGTGGGATGCTTGAAATATGGTCTGAGCGCATTCTCACCGCTGTCAGCCTTGAGGATGTCTTTGCCGAGTAA
- a CDS encoding Uma2 family endonuclease: MTPSLNHSYLCRRIIVELEKTGKWEAWPELTLDIGAGLIPDLAVYKRGTIRPNFHEDSTKCAVLPQLVIEVASPSQSIHELMQKAERFLKEGIAAVWTIEPYGQLVYVSRPGSRKVELTGQVSSEGVSVNFSDIFGSDEKQV; this comes from the coding sequence ATGACCCCTTCACTGAATCATAGCTATCTGTGCAGACGGATCATAGTTGAACTGGAAAAGACTGGAAAATGGGAGGCATGGCCTGAGCTGACGCTGGATATCGGAGCAGGACTTATTCCCGATCTTGCCGTGTACAAACGAGGGACCATCCGTCCCAACTTTCACGAAGACAGCACCAAATGCGCAGTGCTGCCGCAACTGGTCATTGAGGTCGCCTCACCAAGTCAGTCCATACATGAATTGATGCAAAAGGCAGAACGCTTTCTGAAGGAGGGCATTGCAGCGGTCTGGACCATTGAACCGTACGGGCAGCTTGTGTACGTATCTCGGCCTGGGTCACGGAAGGTCGAATTGACCGGTCAGGTATCCTCTGAGGGAGTGAGTGTGAATTTCTCGGACATCTTTGGAAGCGATGAAAAACAGGTCTGA
- a CDS encoding transposase codes for MHHFLQSGMLGDHILHGVDSTELVNECKIPLASLNINGQNIRIYSDLDSDCGKRRNKRDKSVYVVGYRLHTLTAIDTETGHSFPIISLLAPANHHDSHFLSLLVDVAQAMGVEVKLVTADTAYHDNDGSLHDKKGIYVTTPPCSTVSTPDNVDTANGTVFCHNECSVPMEYAGVDEDHHEYKCAANTGECLLKGSCPQCRSISLDRGFFQRIPYHVEQIREAHDIRKNCERPFNLLKHQTGLETVRVRGQSAITVRCTFSSISLLLLKMAGTRKKEPAKKSPQLPLFKMAA; via the coding sequence TTGCACCATTTTTTGCAGTCCGGGATGCTTGGTGACCATATTCTGCACGGAGTGGACTCTACCGAACTGGTCAATGAATGTAAAATCCCCTTGGCTTCACTAAATATCAATGGCCAAAACATACGTATTTACAGTGATCTCGATAGCGACTGTGGAAAACGACGCAACAAGCGTGACAAATCTGTATACGTAGTCGGCTATCGTCTGCATACGTTAACCGCGATTGATACTGAAACCGGTCATAGTTTTCCGATTATCTCCCTGCTTGCACCGGCAAATCACCATGACAGCCATTTTCTTTCGCTTTTGGTTGATGTGGCGCAGGCTATGGGCGTTGAGGTGAAACTGGTCACCGCCGATACTGCCTATCATGACAATGACGGATCATTGCACGACAAAAAAGGTATATACGTGACAACCCCACCCTGTTCCACAGTATCTACACCGGACAATGTTGATACCGCCAATGGCACGGTTTTCTGCCATAACGAATGTTCTGTTCCTATGGAGTATGCGGGCGTTGACGAAGATCATCACGAGTATAAATGCGCAGCAAATACAGGTGAATGCCTTCTTAAAGGAAGCTGCCCTCAATGTCGAAGCATATCATTAGACAGAGGCTTTTTCCAGCGAATACCTTACCATGTCGAGCAGATACGGGAGGCGCATGATATTCGCAAGAACTGTGAACGGCCTTTCAATCTGTTAAAGCATCAAACCGGTCTTGAAACCGTTCGGGTTCGCGGTCAGTCCGCAATCACAGTTCGATGTACGTTCAGCAGCATCTCTTTGTTATTGTTAAAAATGGCAGGAACCCGCAAAAAAGAACCTGCTAAAAAGTCACCGCAACTGCCGCTCTTCAAAATGGCAGCATAA
- a CDS encoding transposase — protein MHNKNIKRIVQKELKKNYPNWNRLNRKTKKEISRKVLAQVAGEYDFKQEISASSDELLGVEQQVQTKGIISLDQMADIVNESKNNNIMKLCGKSRFAKYIKDEELRFIDQLLDNEIINRLLAYEGYSPAMRDLFPHNMFRAELLKTIKYPEISYRKFCDKEYLGLDRKQNRAFIGLSLREKAIIDHTQLSKFRHSLTFVQQINITVYILHLFCSPGCLVTIFCTEWTLPNWPMNVKSPWLH, from the coding sequence ATGCATAATAAAAATATCAAACGTATCGTACAAAAAGAGCTCAAGAAAAACTATCCCAATTGGAACCGTCTGAATCGAAAAACCAAAAAAGAAATCTCTCGAAAAGTTCTTGCGCAGGTCGCAGGCGAGTATGATTTTAAACAGGAGATTTCAGCCTCGTCGGATGAGCTGCTCGGCGTGGAGCAACAGGTTCAGACAAAAGGCATTATCAGCCTTGACCAGATGGCTGATATTGTCAATGAATCAAAAAATAACAATATCATGAAGCTTTGCGGAAAAAGTCGTTTCGCCAAATATATCAAAGATGAAGAACTCCGGTTTATCGACCAGCTGCTTGACAACGAAATTATCAATCGCCTGTTAGCTTATGAGGGCTATAGTCCTGCTATGCGGGACTTATTTCCTCACAACATGTTTCGTGCCGAACTGCTCAAGACGATCAAGTATCCAGAAATAAGCTACCGAAAATTCTGTGATAAAGAATACCTCGGCCTTGACCGCAAACAGAACCGCGCCTTTATCGGATTGTCATTGCGTGAAAAAGCAATTATTGACCATACTCAGCTCAGCAAATTCCGTCATTCCCTTACATTTGTCCAACAAATTAATATTACGGTGTATATTTTGCACCTTTTTTGCAGTCCGGGATGCTTGGTGACCATATTCTGCACGGAGTGGACTCTACCGAACTGGCCAATGAATGTAAAATCCCCTTGGCTTCACTAA
- a CDS encoding transposase, which yields MLGDHILHGVDSTELANECKIPLASLNINGQNIRIYSDLDSDCGKRRNKRDKSIYVVGYRLHTLTAIDAETGHSFPIISLLAPANHHDSHFLSLLVDVAQAMGVEVKLVTADTAYHDNDGSLHDKTGIYVTTPPCSTASTPDNVDTANGTVFCHNECSVPMEYAGVDEDHHEYKCAANTGECLLKGSCPQCRSISLDRGFFQRIPYHVEQIREAHDIRKNCERPFNLLKHQTGLETVRVRGQSAITVRCTFSSISLLLLKMAGTRKKEPAKKSPQLPLFKMAA from the coding sequence ATGCTTGGTGACCATATTCTGCACGGAGTGGACTCTACCGAACTGGCCAATGAATGTAAAATCCCCTTGGCTTCACTAAATATCAATGGCCAAAACATACGTATTTACAGTGATCTCGATAGCGACTGTGGAAAACGACGCAACAAGCGTGACAAATCTATATACGTAGTCGGCTATCGTCTGCATACGTTAACCGCGATTGATGCTGAAACCGGTCATAGTTTTCCGATTATCTCCCTGCTTGCACCGGCAAATCACCATGACAGCCATTTTCTTTCGCTTTTGGTTGATGTGGCGCAGGCTATGGGCGTTGAGGTGAAACTGGTCACCGCCGATACTGCCTATCATGACAATGACGGATCATTGCACGACAAAACAGGTATATACGTGACAACCCCACCCTGTTCCACAGCATCTACACCGGACAATGTTGATACCGCCAATGGCACGGTTTTCTGCCATAACGAATGTTCTGTTCCTATGGAGTATGCGGGCGTTGACGAAGATCATCACGAGTATAAATGCGCAGCAAATACAGGTGAATGCCTTCTTAAAGGAAGCTGCCCTCAATGTCGAAGCATATCATTAGACAGAGGCTTTTTCCAGCGAATACCTTACCATGTCGAGCAGATACGGGAGGCGCATGATATTCGCAAGAACTGTGAACGGCCTTTCAATCTGTTAAAGCATCAAACCGGTCTTGAAACCGTTCGGGTTCGCGGTCAGTCCGCAATCACAGTTCGATGTACGTTCAGCAGCATCTCTTTGTTATTGTTAAAAATGGCAGGAACCCGCAAAAAAGAACCTGCTAAAAAGTCACCGCAACTGCCGCTCTTCAAAATGGCAGCATAA
- a CDS encoding transposase has product MHNKNIKRIVQKELKKNYPNWNRLNRKTKKEISRKVLAQVAGEYDFKQEISASSDELLGVEQQVQTKGIISLDQMADIVNESKNNNIMKLCGKSRFAKYIKDEELRFIDQLLDNEIINRLLAYEGYSPAMRDLFPHNMFRAELLKTIKYPEISYRKFCDKEYLGLDRKQNRAFIGLSLREKAIIDHTQLSKFRHSLTFVQQINITVRVLKSTPA; this is encoded by the coding sequence ATGCATAATAAAAATATCAAACGTATCGTACAAAAAGAGCTCAAGAAAAACTATCCCAATTGGAACCGTCTGAATCGAAAAACCAAAAAAGAAATCTCTCGAAAAGTTCTTGCGCAGGTCGCAGGCGAGTATGATTTTAAACAGGAGATTTCAGCCTCGTCGGATGAGCTGCTCGGCGTGGAGCAACAGGTTCAGACAAAAGGCATTATCAGCCTTGACCAGATGGCTGATATTGTCAATGAATCAAAAAATAACAATATCATGAAGCTTTGCGGAAAAAGTCGTTTCGCCAAATATATCAAAGATGAAGAACTCCGGTTTATCGACCAGCTGCTTGACAACGAAATTATCAATCGCCTGTTAGCTTATGAGGGCTATAGTCCTGCTATGCGGGACTTATTTCCTCACAACATGTTTCGTGCCGAACTGCTCAAGACGATCAAGTATCCAGAAATAAGCTACCGAAAATTCTGTGATAAAGAATACCTCGGCCTTGACCGCAAACAGAACCGCGCCTTTATCGGATTGTCATTGCGTGAAAAAGCAATTATTGACCATACTCAGCTCAGCAAATTCCGTCATTCCCTTACATTTGTTCAACAAATTAATATTACGGTAAGGGTGTTGAAAAGTACCCCAGCATAG
- the ltrA gene encoding group II intron reverse transcriptase/maturase: MRQRELFVDERSLFEKLCDVRFLRAGFKAVRKNGGSPGVDGVTVEEFGSSLKEEIEQLAKELAGWRYKPSPVRRVEIPKPGKGAGVRLLGVPCVKDRVVHATIKQLLEPILDPGFSDHSFGFRPGRSQRQAVESGQRIVKSGKEYVVDIDLSKFFDRVNHDRLIYLLSGHVDDKRVLRLIGMILRSGIMKDGDVMLSEKGTPQGSPLSPLLSNVVLDELDKELERRGLEFCRFADDCNIYVRSPKAAERVMSSISKFIEKKLKLKINRDKSKVAHSSEVKFLGMTIVEGTLAISAKSMKTAMQKVKELTPRGTYLPLEKTIKRINRWYVGWAGYYRMTEYPSQLSKIEAHIRRRLRARLVDQQKRRRHLFKKLKKRGVSRKSAANAAFSNNGRWALSHTFALEKAYPVAWFIQEKGQEIRSDQKHSHWLPLHRWIRV; the protein is encoded by the coding sequence ATGAGACAAAGGGAACTGTTTGTTGATGAAAGAAGTCTCTTTGAGAAACTCTGCGACGTGCGATTTTTGCGTGCAGGTTTCAAGGCAGTGAGGAAGAACGGCGGCTCCCCGGGAGTAGACGGGGTAACGGTCGAAGAATTCGGCAGCAGCCTGAAAGAAGAGATAGAACAGCTTGCGAAAGAACTTGCAGGCTGGAGGTATAAACCGAGTCCGGTGCGACGGGTTGAAATACCCAAGCCGGGCAAAGGTGCAGGCGTTCGTTTGCTTGGAGTACCCTGCGTAAAAGACAGGGTTGTTCATGCGACGATCAAACAGCTTTTGGAGCCCATACTTGATCCGGGATTTTCTGATCACAGCTTTGGTTTTCGTCCCGGACGTAGTCAACGTCAGGCGGTGGAATCCGGCCAGCGGATTGTGAAGAGCGGGAAAGAGTATGTGGTGGACATCGACTTGTCGAAATTTTTCGACCGAGTGAACCATGATCGTTTGATTTATCTTCTTTCAGGGCATGTGGATGATAAACGGGTACTCCGTTTAATCGGCATGATTCTGCGGAGCGGGATAATGAAGGACGGTGATGTGATGCTCAGTGAGAAAGGCACTCCCCAGGGAAGTCCTCTGAGTCCGCTGTTGAGCAATGTAGTGCTTGATGAACTGGACAAGGAGCTTGAACGGCGGGGGCTTGAGTTTTGCCGCTTTGCTGATGATTGCAATATCTATGTTCGCTCGCCCAAAGCGGCAGAGCGTGTCATGAGCAGTATCAGTAAATTTATTGAAAAGAAACTCAAGCTGAAGATCAACCGTGATAAGAGCAAGGTCGCTCATTCCAGCGAGGTGAAATTTCTCGGAATGACTATCGTTGAAGGAACACTGGCTATTTCAGCGAAATCGATGAAAACGGCCATGCAGAAAGTCAAAGAGTTGACACCGCGAGGCACGTATCTGCCGCTGGAGAAAACGATTAAGCGGATAAACCGTTGGTATGTCGGTTGGGCCGGGTATTATCGGATGACGGAATATCCATCTCAACTCAGCAAAATCGAAGCGCATATACGGAGAAGACTCCGTGCGCGTCTGGTGGATCAACAGAAAAGGCGTCGCCATCTGTTCAAGAAGCTGAAGAAAAGAGGGGTGAGCCGAAAGAGTGCAGCAAACGCGGCATTTTCGAATAATGGTCGATGGGCCTTATCTCATACTTTTGCGTTAGAAAAAGCATACCCTGTTGCTTGGTTCATCCAGGAAAAGGGACAAGAGATACGGTCAGATCAAAAGCATTCGCACTGGTTACCTCTTCATCGATGGATAAGAGTATAA
- a CDS encoding ISAzo13 family transposase: MDEKYPNIHKVFLSIIKEHTAGCPMNDDIRWTYLTHHEIVEKLAKKKIFISSPTVADLLKFHGFKKRKMSQCKTIKDVENRDEQFINIERLRNIYTQAGEPVVSVDSKKKEPFGSLYREGEVYSTSSPEVYDHSFASLQTGLSVPHGIFDINKNKACVNIGLSRDTAEFFYDSMVLWWETYGKIEYPDARKLLILCDGGGSNGCRHYVFKEAVQKLANTLGLSIRIAHYPAYCSKYNPIEHRVFPHITRALSGVVLDSVQTVKSLIESRAKTKKGLETYVNIVDKIYETGKKASELFMENMPIVFDQFLPKWNYKAVPVF; this comes from the coding sequence ATTGATGAGAAATATCCCAATATTCACAAGGTTTTTCTGTCGATAATTAAAGAACATACCGCTGGATGCCCGATGAATGATGACATTCGCTGGACGTATCTAACCCACCACGAAATTGTCGAAAAATTAGCGAAGAAAAAAATCTTTATTAGCTCTCCCACTGTTGCTGATTTACTCAAGTTTCATGGCTTTAAAAAGCGTAAAATGAGCCAATGCAAGACAATCAAAGATGTTGAAAACAGAGATGAACAATTCATAAATATAGAGAGACTACGTAATATCTACACCCAAGCAGGAGAACCAGTTGTCAGTGTTGACAGCAAGAAAAAGGAACCGTTTGGCAGTTTGTATCGAGAAGGTGAAGTCTATTCAACAAGTTCCCCTGAAGTATATGATCATAGCTTTGCTTCCTTGCAAACCGGTTTATCCGTACCTCATGGCATTTTTGATATCAATAAAAATAAAGCATGTGTTAACATAGGGTTGTCTCGCGATACCGCCGAGTTTTTCTATGACAGTATGGTTTTGTGGTGGGAGACTTATGGAAAGATTGAGTACCCTGATGCTAGAAAATTGTTAATTCTTTGTGATGGTGGTGGTTCAAATGGTTGCAGACATTATGTTTTCAAGGAAGCTGTGCAAAAATTAGCCAATACGCTTGGTCTTAGTATTCGTATTGCCCATTATCCGGCCTATTGCTCAAAATATAACCCCATAGAACACAGGGTTTTCCCTCATATAACCAGAGCGTTATCCGGTGTTGTCCTGGATAGTGTACAGACAGTGAAATCTTTGATTGAGAGTAGGGCAAAAACAAAAAAAGGTTTAGAAACCTACGTGAATATAGTGGATAAAATCTACGAAACGGGCAAAAAGGCGTCGGAGTTGTTTATGGAGAATATGCCTATCGTTTTTGACCAGTTCCTGCCGAAATGGAATTATAAGGCCGTGCCAGTTTTTTGA
- a CDS encoding nitroreductase: MDAIACITNRRSIRAFQEKPVSQDLLREIISMACWSPSYKNTQPWKVMVISGEKKEGLSQLMIDLLDNNTPPNPDLPPPASWPEEEQARITYLMNKRQELTGMDLRDPAVVTRAKRANFSFYGAPHAIYLYQDNSLSSWSLFDLGLFAQNLMLAAQAKGLGTVPQAFLTDYAEAIKEYLGIPENNRLVLGMSIGYPDLAAPVNGYRTERSPVEEIATFVE; encoded by the coding sequence ATGGACGCCATCGCATGCATTACTAACCGGCGCAGTATCCGCGCTTTCCAGGAAAAGCCGGTTTCCCAGGATCTGCTCAGAGAGATCATTTCAATGGCCTGCTGGAGCCCCTCCTATAAGAACACCCAGCCGTGGAAGGTGATGGTGATCTCCGGGGAGAAAAAGGAAGGTCTCTCTCAGCTGATGATAGATCTGCTGGACAACAACACCCCGCCTAACCCGGATCTTCCTCCCCCTGCATCCTGGCCTGAAGAAGAGCAGGCCCGTATTACCTACCTGATGAATAAGCGCCAGGAACTGACAGGCATGGATCTGCGTGATCCTGCTGTGGTTACCAGGGCCAAGAGGGCCAATTTCTCTTTCTACGGAGCCCCCCATGCCATCTATTTGTATCAGGACAACTCCCTGTCCTCCTGGTCCCTTTTTGATTTAGGGCTCTTTGCCCAAAACCTGATGCTGGCAGCCCAGGCCAAGGGGCTGGGTACGGTTCCCCAGGCCTTTTTGACCGACTATGCAGAGGCCATTAAAGAGTATCTTGGTATCCCGGAGAATAACCGCTTGGTCCTGGGGATGTCTATTGGCTACCCTGATCTGGCAGCCCCGGTGAACGGCTACCGCACTGAGCGCAGCCCGGTGGAAGAGATTGCCACCTTTGTGGAGTAA